DNA sequence from the Thermodesulfobacteriota bacterium genome:
CTTCCTACAAGATATAATGATAAACCCTCCGGAAAATGACGTAGATATACACGAGGAGAGAATTCGTGGAAATTGATATCGGCCTTACCCATCTAAAAATCAAGTGAACATCCAATACGATCTAACAAGGCCGTAATAAGGTCAAACAAAATGGTAATTCTCGAGGCAATTATAGTGGATTAATTAACTGTCGATTCCTTGTCAATATGCATCCTGTCTTGAATAGGATTGTAAATATCAGATATAATACTCTTTACCTAACTGAACTTAATGGAGAGGATATAATGGCACGTAATGGAATCCTAGATTTGAACGACGCAATATTTGACGGTGAAGTACTAAAAAGTGACATTCCGGTTCTGGTAGATTTCTGGGCTCCATGGTGTGGGCCCTGCAGAATTTTAGCCCCTGTAGTCGAAGAGATTTCGAGTTCATACACAGGTCGAATCAAGTTTGGCAAGCTTAATGTGGACGAAAATCATGAAACCACGATGAAGTACGGGATCAGAAGCATTCCAACCATCATAATCTTTAAAAACGGGCAGGTCCTCGAACAGGTAATCGGTGCAGTACCAAAGACCGAAAT
Encoded proteins:
- the trxA gene encoding thioredoxin, encoding MARNGILDLNDAIFDGEVLKSDIPVLVDFWAPWCGPCRILAPVVEEISSSYTGRIKFGKLNVDENHETTMKYGIRSIPTIIIFKNGQVLEQVIGAVPKTEIERLINKAL